One Xiphophorus maculatus strain JP 163 A chromosome 10, X_maculatus-5.0-male, whole genome shotgun sequence genomic region harbors:
- the LOC102219373 gene encoding alpha-tectorin-like isoform X15, giving the protein MAGRILLPLLLLSATAGVATQTTTASETTQAGISTQRQAGVSTQSQAGISTQRQAGVSTQSQAGLSTQRQAGVSTQSQAGVSTQSQAGISTQRQAGVSTQSQAGISTQRQAGVSTQSQAGLSTQRQAGVTSQSQAGMTNQSQAGLSTQRQAGVSTQSQAGVTNQSQAGLSTQQQAGVSTQSQAGFSTQRQAGVSTQSQAGLSTQQQAGVSTQSQAGFSTQRQAGVSTQSQAGVTNQSQAGLSTQRQAGVTSQSQAGLSTQQQAGVSTQSQAGVSTQSQAGVTNQSQAGFSTQRQAGVSTQSQAGVTNQSQAGFSTQRQAGVSTQSQAGVTNQSQAGLSTQQQAGVTSQSQAGLSTQRQAGVSTQSQAGLSTQRQAGMTNQSQAGLSTQQQAGVSTQSQAGLSTQRQAGVSTQSQAGMTNQSQAGLSTQQQAGVSTQSQAGLSTQRQAGVSTQSQAGVTNQSQAGLSTQRQAGVSTQSQAGLSTQRQAGVSTQSQAGLSTQQQAGVSTQSQAGVSTQSQAGMSTQSQAGVSTQRQAGVTPQSQGPLYPIAGTISSQSDDGSSPAISLLRSFNYFGQSYSQIYVNHNGDLTFDAPWYSYTPQRFPMYGSKDVIAPFWTDLDNRGNGDIYYIQYTSGSILQQVTQDINRYFPALNFQANWVFIATWHEVAYFPTTGTQTTFQAVLTTNGQYSFVLMNYGSIASTSRYVQAGYDTISSSHHFTIPGSFSSDATGPNSTFSLGSNVNVPGRWAFRVDHGSLVCNFNGQPVQLGDSFWSDSTCAQKCICTRAGLQCSNNPCSFSQICRPAAFQYSCQTVQRQTCTVTGDPHYYTFDNSVFHFQGTCTYVLSEQCQNGLPYYRVEGKNGHQGSTHVSWTVLVKVFVHDENIELVKGHQSQAKVNGSFVSTPFSLRNGSIQVYQSGFSVIISTDFGLMVSYDRFLYVRISLPYTYQNSTCGLCGNFNNRPEDDFRTREGEVVSSDVDFANSWKAAGDDEPGCDPHCSGLACAGCTAAQTALYRNSAHCGILENSTGPFAACHQQLPPRSFVDSCVYDLCVSGGYQPILCQALNVYSSQCQQNGIQPQSWRRSGFCEIPCPANSHFEAQGTGCPSTCVNPNSTNNCPLPNQESCVCNSGYLLSGGVCVPHSDCGCSFEGHYYRSGETVILDADCGRRCTCRFGSMTCSSHTCGQHESCRVEDGVRGCRPNSFATCWTRGPGSYNTFDGVMYQYPGACRLTLAKVMGSSDRTHFMITVEKVPQGPQGFSNVLKFEAQGTQVAIEMSNTSTVKVDGQLTRLPFSSGSNRIRIFQSSTHSVILRTAFGVTLQTVWPHFVRVTAPGVYSGLLGGLCGNYNADQNDDFRTPNGTLVTDSQMFGDSWRDGSLADHCVESRPRNPATNLRSSEYCGVLTSPTGPFTSCWAAVNPWQQVDACVEILQGSRDPASTLCEVLRDYALMCQHNDGSLGQWRNATGCVPTCPSNSHYELCGSSCPSSCPSLSFPFTCDTQCQEGCQCNDGFVLNGNQCVPPTSCGCFHDGRYRQAGEQFWDGEACQSFCTCNGVTGVVQCSPNSCGPQESCHVVGGEFGCHPNPHGTCSASGDPHYLTFDGKAYDFQGTCRYVLATVCNDTVDLHQFSVKAKNEPWFGLPVSITAEVVVDVLGYEVRMSRGNIGTVEVNGITRNLPIVFNGSLSIFGSGSQTFVNAAFGLSVMYDGSSTVSISVPPSYRGNMCGLCGNFNGNQTDDFHTPSGALSNTADAFGAAWKVPGNHTCSDGCGSSCAQCNDDRSARAQCEVIRAADGPFSFCHEEVDPAPYFSDCVFDVCVSGNRGSDLLCRALETYVSACQSANVRIYPWRQNTTCRTECPANSHYELCGTDCGHTCASSIDAACDHVCSEGCFCDEGFSRSGTSCVPVESCGCQHDGFYFNAGESFWTDGCSQQCECQAPNVLICSPSSCTPTQECTIRDGQLGCYDAMSTCTVLGDPHYITFDGALTHFQGSCSYVITESLRHSNNETQYKVVATNKHRGNNFVSFVSSVDIFLSNHPESAHVRLGPNKRVKVNGAEVSLPTTAGTFGQVMRQGSYIVFNAADVVVQFDGSSTLLVRMGRNYQNRVSGMCGNFNGDPNDDKVLPNGTLAQNDNQFGHSWKSETSQEGCGSTDQRSGDGLSDCRFIEEYKELCRVITNTSGPFSSCHLHSNPQPFFTSCVYDLCLYTPANGMLCSAVSAYEKTCTNLGLSIPNWRSPLRCAETDPCEQLDCAEYEWCGKKNGVYGCFCDEQHHRPNNESYDSNIECSSSSGTMSVSRCQLFEAGFHSSALHLHDSSCNGTLQDGRLIFHFDNDGHLCGTALRSNGTHFMYENTIQGHVDPHGGLISRERNLHLDFSCVYPLAQALSMAVGINPVESILRKKLPVGTGSYSVRMIPYEDEGFHFPLSTNGNIELEVDQMFYMEVRTEGVDQRQFATVLDSCWATPVNQANYPVRWDLIASQCPNPEDGTVEVIQNGVSTVSRFSFRMFSFTNHTQIYLHCSVHLCLLRNNNCRAHCYPGYHTLFKRDVSYHDSSALSIGPLVLVAQPNTGGLIQRNGVNRKISTSDGTGHLASIVTLIVSLLMTRILVN; this is encoded by the exons ctGGATTGTCAACTCAACAACAAG ctGGAGTGTCAACTCAAAGTCAAG ctGGAGTGTCAACTCAAAGTCAAG ctGGAGTGACAAATCAAAGTCAAG ctgGATTTTCAACTCAGCGTCAAG ctGGAGTGTCAACTCAAAGTCAAG ctGGAGTGACAAATCAAAGTCAAG ctgGATTTTCAACTCAGCGTCAAG ctGGAGTGTCAACTCAAAGTCAAG ctGGAGTGACAAATCAAAGTCAAG ctGGATTGTCAACTCAACAACAAG ctGGAGTGACATCTCAAAGTCAAG ctgGATTGTCAACTCAGCGTCAAG ctGGAGTGTCAACACAAAGTCAAG ctgGATTGTCAACTCAGCGTCAAG ctGGAATGACAAATCAAAGTCAAG ctGGATTGTCAACTCAACAACAAG ctGGAGTGTCAACTCAAAGTCAAG ctgGATTGTCAACTCAGCGTCAAG ctGGAGTGTCAACTCAAAGTCAAG ctGGAATGACAAATCAAAGTCAAG ctgGATTGTCAACTCAACAACAAG ctGGAGTGTCAACACAAAGTCAAG ctgGATTGTCAACTCAGCGTCAAG ctGGAGTGTCAACTCAAAGTCAAG ctGGAGTGACAAATCAAAGTCAAG ctgGATTGTCAACTCAGCGTCAAG ctGGAGTGTCAACACAAAGTCAAG ctgGATTGTCAACTCAGCGTCAAG ctGGAGTGTCAACTCAAAGTCAAG ctGGATTGTCAACTCAACAACAAG ctGGAGTGTCAACTCAAAGTCAAG ctGGAGTGTCAACTCAAAGTCAAG CTGGAATGTCAACTCAAAGTCAAG ctgGAGTATCAACTCAGCGTCAAG CTGGAGTGACACCTCAAAGTCAAG gaCCCCTCTACCCAATTGCTGGAACAATAAGCTCTCAATCAGATGATGGAAGCTCACCTGCAATTTCACTCCTACGATCCTTTAACTATTTTGGACAGTCTTACTCTCAGATTTAC GTGAACCACAACGGAGATCTGACCTTTGATGCACCATGGTATAGTTATACTCCTCAACGTTTTCCAATGTATGGAAGCAAAGACGTCATTGCTCCGTTCTGGACTGATTTAGACAACAGAGGAAATGGTGATATCTACTATATTCAGTACACCAGCGGCTCTATTCTCCAACAAGTTACACAGGACATCAATAGATACTTCCCAGCTCTTAACTTTCAGGCAAACTGGGTCTTCATAGCAACATGGCATGAAGTTGCCTATTTTCCAACAACTGGAACA CAAACAACCTTTCAGGCAGTCTTGACTACCAATGGCCAATATTCATTTGTGCTGATGAATTATGGCTCAATAGCCTCCACGTCAAGATATGTACAG GCTGGATACGATACGATCAGTTCCTCTCACCACTTCACCATCCCTGGATCATTCTCTAGTGACGCAACCGGACCTAACTCAACTTTTAGTCTTGGCAGTAATGTCAACGTACCCGGTCGCTGGGCCTTCCGTGTCGATCATGGATCATTAGTCTGTAATTTTAATG gtcaACCTGTTCAACTTGGTGACTCTTTCTGGAGTGACAGCACCTGTGCACAGAAATGCATCTGCACCAGAGCAGGGCTGCAATGCTCCAACAATCCCTGCTCCTTCTCCCAAATCTGTCGGCCAGCTGCCTTTCAGTACTCCTGCCAGACTGTGCAAAGACAAACCTGCACCGTCACTGGAGATCCACATTACTACACCTTTGACAACTCAGTGTTTCACTTTCAAGGCACATGCACTTACGTTCTGTCAGAGCAGTGTCAGAACGGACTGCCCTACTACAGAGTGGAGGGGAAGAATGGGCATCAGGGTAGCACTCATGTTTCATGGACAGTACTGGTCAAAGTCTTTGTTCATGATGAAAATATCGAGCTGGTTAAAGGACATCAAAGTCAGGCCAAG GTCAACGGAAGCTTTGTATCAACTCCGTTTTCCCTCAGAAACGGCTCTATCCAGGTTTATCAGTCAGGTTTCTCTGTGATCATCAGCACTGACTTTGGCCTGATGGTTTCTTATGACAGGTTTTTATATGTCCGAATCAGTTTGCCCTACACTTACCAAAATAGCACATGTGGGCTCTGCGGAAACTTCAACAATCGCCCTGAGGATGACTTTCGAACCCGTGAAGGTGAAGTGGTGAGCTCTGATGTGGATTTTGCCAACAGCTGGAAAGCTGCTGGTGATGATGAGCCTGGCTGTGATCCTCATTGTTCAGGTCTGGCCTGTGCTGGCTGCACAGCAGCTCAGACAGCACTGTACAGAAACTCTGCCCACTGTGGTATTCTTGAGAACAGCACAGGTCCGTTTGCTGCATGCCATCAACAACTTCCTCCAAGATCTTTTGTGGACAGCTGTGTGTATGATCTCTGTGTCAGTGGAGGGTATCAACCCATTCTGTGCCAAGCCCTAAATGTCTACTCAAGTCAGTGTCAACAAAATGGGATCCAGCCGCAAAGCTGGCGGCGTTCTGGCTTCTGTG AAATCCCCTGCCCAGCCAATAGCCACTTTGAGGCCCAGGGTACAGGATGTCCATCTACATGTGTCAACCCCAATTCCACCAACAACTGCCCCCTCCCAAACCAAGAGAGCTGTGTCTGCAATTCAGGCTACCTCCTGAGTGGAGGGGTCTGTGTCCCTCATTCTGACTGTGGCTGCAGCTTTGAGGGTCACTACTACCGCTCAGGAGAAACTGTCATACTGGATGCAGACTGTGGGAGGCGCTGTACATGCAGATTTGGCTCCATGACTTGCAGCTCTCACACCTGTGGCCAACATGAGTCCTGCAGGGTGGAGGATGGAGTAAGAGGTTGCAGACCAAACAGCTTTGCAACATGTTGGACAAGAGGCCCAGGATCATACAATACATTTGATGGAGTGATGTATCAGTACCCTGGAGCATGTCGCCTGACCCTTGCCAAAGTTATGGGATCCTCTGATCGCACACACTTCATGattactgtggaaaaagttcctCAGGGGCCACAGGGTTTCTCTAATGTGCTAAAATTTGAGGCACAGGGAACACAAGTTGCTATTGAGATGTCAAATACTAGCACCGTTAAG GTTGATGGCCAACTGACCAGACTGCCATTCAGCTCTGGATCCAACAGAATCCGTATCTTCCAAAGCAGCACTCACAGTGTCATCCTTCGCACAGCCTTTGGTGTAACTCTGCAGACTGTCTGGCCTCATTTTGTCCGTGTCACTGCACCAGGTGTCTACAGTGGTTTATTAGGTGGACTTTGTGGAAACTACAATGCTGACCAGAATGACGATTTCCGTACACCCAATGGTACTCTAGTCACTGACTCCCAGATGTTTGGGGACAGTTGGCGAGATGGCTCCCTGGCAGATCACTGTGTGGAAAGCAGACCTCGTAATCCTGCAACCAATTTACGTTCCAGTGAGTACTGTGGAGTTCTTACTTCACCCACTGGGCCCTTTACATCATGCTGGGCTGCAGTGAACCCCTGGCAGCAGGTAGATGCATGTGTAGAAATCCTCCAAGGCTCCAGAGATCCAGCATCAACGCTGTGTGAGGTCCTCCGAGATTATGCACTGATGTGTCAACATAACGATGGATCCTTGGGACAGTGGAGGAATGCAACTGGCTGTG TACCAACCTGTCCATCAAACAGTCATTATGAACTCTGTGGAAGTTCATGTCCGTCTTCCTGCCCCAGCCTCTCCTTCCCCTTCACCTGTGACACTCAGTGCCAGGAGGGATGCCAGTGTAATGATGGGTTTGTCCTCAATGGTAACCAGTGTGTGCCTCCAACATCCTGTGGATGCTTTCATGATGGACGATATCGGCAAGCTGGAGAACAGTTCTGGGATGGAGAAGCATGTCAGAGCTTTTGCACCTGTAATGGTGTAACTGGTGTAGTCCAATGTTCCCCAAATTCATGTGGACCTCAGGAGTCCTGCCATGTTGTGGGGGGTGAGTTTGGCTGCCATCCCAACCCTCATGGCACCTGCTCGGCCTCTGGAGACCCTCACTACCTGACCTTTGATGGCAAGGCTTATGACTTCCAGGGAACCTGCCGCTATGTTCTGGCAACAGTGTGCAATGACACTGTGGACCTTCACCAGTTTTCTGTGAAAGCAAAGAATGAACCGTGGTTTGGACTGCCAGTTTCTATCACGGCTGAAGTGGTTGTTGATGTCTTGGGCTATGAAGTGCGTATGTCGAGAGGCAACATTGGTACTGTGGAG GTGAATGGAATCACAAGAAACCTGCCCATTGTTTTCAATGGAAGCCTGTCAATTTTTGGAAGTGGATCTCAAACATTTGTCAACGCAGCTTTTGGACTGAGCGTCATGTATGATGGAAGTAGCACAGTGTCCATTTCGGTGCCCCCAAGCTACAG AGGAAACATGTGTGGACTTTGTGGAAACTTCAATGGAAATCAAACTGATGATTTCCACACTCCAAGTGGAGCATTGTCCAACACTGCAGATGCTTTTGGGGCAGCTTGGAAGGTTCCTGGAAACCACACCTGTAGTGACGGCTGTGGCTCTTCATGCGCACAATGCAATGATGACCGATCTGCCAGGGCCCAGTGTGAGGTGATCCGGGCAGCTGACGGCCCCTTCAGCTTCTGCCACGAGGAGGTGGATCCAGCACCATATTTCAGTGACTGCGTCTTTGATGTCTGCGTGTCGGGAAATCGAGGCAGTGATCTCCTGTGCAGGGCTCTAGAGACATACGTCAGTGCCTGTCAGTCTGCTAATGTCCGAATCTACCCTTGGAGACAAAACACCACTTGCA gaACTGAGTGCCCAGCCAACAGCCATTATGAGCTGTGTGGAACAGACTGCGGCCACACCTGTGCCAGCAGCATTGATGCTGCCTGTGACCATGTTTGCTCTGAGGGATGTTTCTGTGATGAAGGTTTTTCCAGGAGTGGAACAAGCTGTGTGCCTGTGGAGAGCTGTGGCTGTCAGCATGACGGCTTCTATTTCAAT GCCGGTGAGTCCTTCTGGACAGACGGTTGCTCCCAACAGTGTGAATGTCAAGCGCCCAATGTCCTGATCTGCAGTCCCTCATCATGCACTCCTACACAAGAGTGCACCATCAGAGATGGCCAGCTGGGCTGTTACGACGCCATGTCTACCTGTACTGTATTGGGTGACCCACACTACATCACCTTCGATGGAGCCCTAACTCATTTCCAGGGATCATGCTCTTACGTCATCACTGAAAGCTTGAGACACAGCAACAATGAAACTCAGTACAAAGTCGTGGCCACCAACAAGCACAGAGGAAACAACTTTGTGTCTTTCGTGTCATCAGTTGATATATTCCTCTCAAATCATCCAGAGAGTGCTCATGTCAGACTCGGACCGAACAAGAGAGTCAag GTAAATGGAGCAGAGGTTTCTCTTCCCACCACTGCAGGAACTTTTGGTCAGGTGATGAGGCAGGGAAGTTACATAGTGTTTAATGCTGCTGATGTCGTAGTCCAGTTTGATGGCTCCAGTACTTTACTGGTCAGGATGGGCCGCAACTACCAGAACAGAGTTAGTGGAATGTGTGGGAACTTCAATGGTGATCCCAATGATGACAAAGTTTTGCCCAATGGTACTTTGGCCCAAAACGACAACCAGTTTGGCCACAGCTGGAAATCAGAGACAAGCCAAGAAGG ATGTGGATCCACTGATCAGAGAAGTGGTGATGGACTAAGTGACTGCCGCTTCATAGAAGAatacaaagaactctgcagagTCATCACCAACACCAGTGGCCCATTCAGTTCTTGTCACCTGCATTCAAACCCCCAACCAtttttcacttcctgtgtttacGATCTCTGCCTCTATACACCAGCCAATGGCATGCTGTGTTCTGCTGTCTCTGCTTATGAGAAAACCTGCACCAATTTGGGCCTTAGCATCCCCAACTGGCGCTCTCCTTTGCGTTGTG CTGAGACTGACCCCTGTGAACAGCTGGACTGCGCAGAGTATGAGTGGTGTGGTAAGAAAAATGGTGTGTACGGCTGCTTCTGTGACGAGCAACATCATCGACCCAACAATGAGAGCTACG ACTCAAACATTGAATGCTCCAGCAGTTCTGGCACCATGTCAGTGTCTCGCTGCCAGCTGTTTGAAGCGGGCTTCCACTCCAGTGCTCTCCATCTCCATGACAGCTCTTGCAACGGGACTCTCCAGGACGGACGACTCATCTTCCATTTTGACAATGACGGCCATCTGTGTGGGACAGCTCTTAGG AGCAATGGAACTCACTTCATGTATGAGAACACTATTCAAGGGCATGTGGATCCTCATGGAGGTTTGATTAGCCGTGAGAGGAATCTTCATCTGGATTTCTCCTGTGTTTACCCTCTGGCTCAGGCTCTGTCAATGGCTGTGGGCATCAACCCTGTGGAGAG CATTTTGAGGAAGAAGCTTCCTGTTGGCACTGGATCTTATAGTGTGAGGATGATCCCCTATGAGGATGAAGGCTTCCACTTCCCCTTGAGCACTAATGGAAACATAGAACTGGAAGttgatcaaatgttttacatgGAGGTGCGAACAGAAGGGGTGGATCAGCGCCAGTTTGCCACAGTTCTGGACTCTTGCTGGGCCACGCCAGTCAACCAAGCAAACTATCCTGTCCGCTGGGATCTCATTGCTTCGCA GTGTCCTAATCCAGAAGATGGAACCGTAGAGGTGATTCAGAACGGTGTCTCCACTGTGTCTCGTTTCTCCTTCAGGATGTTCAGCTTCACCAACCACACACAGATTTACTTGCACTGCAGTGTCCACTTGTGTCTTTTGAGAAACAACAACTGCAGAGCT cattgCTACCCGGGTTACCACACTCTATTCAAGAGGGACGTATCTTACCATGACTCTTCAGCTCTGTCAATTGGACCACTGGTGCTTGTGGCACAACCAAACACTG GTGGACTAATCCAAAGAAACGGTGTGAATCGAAAGATATCGACGTCAGATGGTACAGGCCATCTGGCATCAATTGTTACCCTGATTGTCAGTTTGCTGATGACCAGAATTCTGGTCAATTAA